One segment of Xanthomonas oryzae pv. oryzae DNA contains the following:
- a CDS encoding prolyl oligopeptidase family serine peptidase, whose product MSKFASICLVAGLITAGAVSAEETAVSNDPYAWLEDVTGAKPLDWVKAQNAKTEARLATTPAFKQMETSIREVLDSNAKIPGVQKIGAFYYNFWKDKQHERGLWRRTTLDEYRKASPKWETVLDLDALNKAEGENWVWHGADCLRPDYQRCLIALSRGGADADVTREFDLGSKHWVKDGFFRPESKGGLGWIDQDTVYVFTDFGAGSMTSSGYPRIAKQWKRGTPLTAASVVYEGKPTDMYIAAMHDDTPGFERDFVSRTLAFYNDEMYLKSADGKLVKVDVPNSASKSVKRQWLTLELREPWTVAGKTYKPGSLLATRFDDFMAGKRNIEVLFEPTDTTSLAGVAWTKSHLVLNVLEDVKNRLSVITPSQDGWKKSAFVGAPSFGTVDVSAVDSEDSDALWLTATDYLTPTTLSWVDVGSAPQQLKTMPAFFDAGKDTIEQHFATSKDGTRVPYFLVRPKSLKLDGSAPTLLYGYGGFEISMTPNYSGGLGRAWLEKGGVYVVANIRGGGEYGPRWHQAALKQNRHKAYEDMAAVAKDLVARKITSTKHLGVQGGSNGGLMTGNMLTQYPELFGAVVVQVPLLDMKRYSHLLAGASWMAEYGNPDTDDWNFIQTFSPYQLFDPKKTYPPVIFLTSTRDDRVHPGHARKMAAKMIDAGKDVTYYENIEGGHGGAANNAQAAHMAALAYSFLWERLAD is encoded by the coding sequence ATGTCCAAGTTCGCCTCGATCTGCCTGGTTGCGGGCCTGATCACCGCTGGCGCCGTCTCTGCAGAGGAAACCGCCGTGTCCAACGATCCCTACGCCTGGCTGGAAGATGTCACCGGCGCCAAGCCGTTGGACTGGGTCAAGGCCCAGAACGCCAAAACCGAAGCGCGGCTGGCCACCACGCCGGCGTTCAAGCAGATGGAAACCAGCATCCGCGAGGTCCTCGATTCGAACGCCAAGATTCCCGGCGTTCAGAAGATCGGCGCGTTCTACTACAACTTCTGGAAGGATAAGCAGCACGAGCGCGGCCTGTGGCGGCGCACCACCCTGGACGAATACCGCAAGGCATCGCCCAAGTGGGAAACGGTGCTGGACCTGGATGCACTCAACAAGGCCGAAGGCGAAAACTGGGTGTGGCACGGTGCCGATTGCCTGCGTCCGGACTACCAGCGCTGCCTGATTGCGCTGTCGCGCGGCGGTGCCGACGCCGATGTCACCCGCGAGTTCGATCTGGGAAGCAAGCACTGGGTCAAGGACGGCTTCTTCCGTCCCGAGTCGAAGGGCGGGCTGGGCTGGATCGACCAGGACACCGTTTACGTGTTCACCGATTTCGGCGCCGGCAGCATGACCAGCTCCGGCTACCCGCGCATCGCCAAGCAATGGAAGCGCGGCACGCCTCTGACTGCCGCCAGCGTGGTGTACGAAGGCAAGCCGACCGATATGTACATCGCGGCGATGCATGACGACACGCCCGGATTCGAGCGCGATTTCGTCAGCCGCACGCTGGCCTTCTACAACGACGAGATGTATCTCAAGAGCGCCGACGGCAAGCTGGTCAAGGTGGACGTGCCCAACTCGGCCAGCAAGTCGGTCAAGCGGCAGTGGCTGACGCTGGAACTGCGCGAGCCGTGGACGGTGGCTGGCAAAACCTACAAGCCCGGCTCGCTGCTGGCGACGCGTTTTGACGACTTCATGGCCGGCAAGCGCAACATCGAGGTGTTGTTCGAACCCACCGACACCACCTCGCTGGCCGGCGTGGCGTGGACCAAGTCGCACCTGGTGTTGAACGTGCTGGAAGACGTCAAGAACCGCCTCAGCGTGATCACGCCCTCGCAGGATGGATGGAAAAAGAGCGCGTTTGTCGGTGCACCGAGCTTCGGCACGGTGGATGTCAGCGCGGTGGATAGCGAGGACAGCGATGCGCTGTGGCTCACCGCCACCGATTATCTGACTCCCACCACGTTGTCGTGGGTGGACGTGGGCTCTGCGCCGCAGCAACTCAAAACTATGCCGGCGTTCTTCGATGCCGGCAAGGACACCATCGAGCAGCACTTTGCCACCAGCAAGGACGGCACGCGCGTGCCGTATTTCCTGGTGCGCCCGAAGAGCCTGAAGCTCGACGGCAGTGCGCCGACCTTGCTGTACGGCTACGGCGGGTTCGAGATTTCGATGACGCCCAATTACTCCGGCGGTTTGGGTCGTGCGTGGCTGGAAAAGGGCGGCGTCTACGTCGTGGCCAATATCCGCGGCGGTGGCGAATACGGCCCGCGCTGGCACCAGGCCGCCCTCAAGCAGAACCGCCACAAGGCATATGAAGACATGGCCGCGGTGGCCAAGGATCTGGTTGCGCGCAAGATCACCTCGACCAAGCATCTGGGCGTGCAGGGCGGCAGCAATGGCGGTCTGATGACCGGCAACATGCTCACCCAGTATCCGGAACTGTTCGGTGCGGTGGTGGTGCAGGTGCCACTGCTGGACATGAAGCGTTACAGCCACCTGCTGGCCGGCGCCTCGTGGATGGCCGAGTACGGCAACCCGGACACCGACGACTGGAATTTCATCCAGACCTTCTCGCCGTACCAACTGTTCGACCCGAAGAAGACCTACCCACCGGTGATCTTCCTGACCTCCACGCGCGACGACCGCGTGCATCCTGGCCACGCCCGCAAGATGGCTGCCAAGATGATCGATGCCGGCAAGGACGTGACCTACTACGAGAACATCGAAGGCGGCCACGGCGGTGCGGCCAATAACGCGCAGGCTGCGCATATGGCAGCGCTGGCCTACAGTTTCCTGTGGGAGCGGCTGGCCGACTGA
- a CDS encoding lipocalin family protein, giving the protein MRLTVTIALAFLLVLGVPVAHAEDTSANAPAVDLSKIMGTWYVIARMPNAVERGHVTSRDEYTLVENGKVAVRYLYRDGFGEPEKEVNARASVDADSGNRDWRVWFYKVIPAKQRILEIAPDGSWMLISYPGRDLAWIFARKPDMSRDQYRMLVNKMRDDYSIYTDKLKRVPQLREQVDRLGFEVPNKR; this is encoded by the coding sequence ATGCGCCTGACCGTTACGATCGCTCTCGCTTTTCTGCTCGTCCTCGGCGTGCCCGTGGCGCACGCCGAGGATACGTCCGCCAATGCGCCGGCAGTCGATCTGTCCAAGATCATGGGCACTTGGTACGTGATTGCGCGCATGCCCAACGCGGTCGAGCGTGGACACGTCACCAGCCGCGACGAATACACTTTGGTGGAAAACGGCAAGGTGGCGGTGCGCTATCTGTACCGGGACGGGTTCGGCGAACCGGAAAAAGAAGTCAACGCGCGCGCCTCAGTGGATGCCGACAGCGGCAACCGCGATTGGCGGGTGTGGTTCTACAAGGTGATCCCGGCCAAGCAGCGCATCCTGGAAATCGCCCCCGACGGCTCCTGGATGCTGATCTCCTACCCGGGCCGCGACCTGGCCTGGATCTTCGCGCGCAAGCCGGACATGAGCCGCGACCAGTACCGCATGCTGGTCAACAAGATGCGCGACGACTATTCCATCTACACCGACAAACTCAAGCGCGTGCCGCAGCTGCGCGAGCAGGTGGACCGCCTGGGGTTTGAAGTGCCGAACAAGCGCTGA